One part of the Tunicatimonas pelagia genome encodes these proteins:
- a CDS encoding SDR family NAD(P)-dependent oxidoreductase: MNKKIVLITGVSREEGIGYGVAKKMAEQGFDVIITARSQEKAETLSKKIATGSVNVVAEALDVENAESVSNLADFIRSRYERLDVLINNAGAGFDFGVHPLETDFDSTKKIFETNLFGAWRMIQQFHPMLKASDEPRIVNISSGAGSFGDPQFGLGVHPAIVTSYGLSKLALNGLTVKLDRQFRKAGEKIKINSVCPGFVATYPGTAEMGARPVAEAVDGIIWAATLPPDGPSGGFFRDKAPLPW, translated from the coding sequence ATGAACAAAAAAATTGTCTTAATCACTGGAGTAAGCCGGGAAGAAGGAATTGGGTACGGGGTAGCTAAGAAAATGGCCGAGCAAGGGTTTGACGTTATCATCACAGCCCGTTCTCAGGAGAAAGCCGAAACCTTATCTAAGAAGATCGCTACCGGTAGTGTGAACGTAGTTGCCGAAGCATTAGATGTAGAAAACGCCGAAAGTGTAAGCAATCTAGCCGACTTTATTCGCTCCCGTTACGAACGGCTCGATGTACTCATTAATAATGCTGGAGCTGGATTTGACTTTGGAGTACATCCGCTAGAAACAGACTTTGACAGTACAAAGAAAATATTCGAGACCAACCTTTTTGGAGCCTGGCGAATGATTCAGCAATTTCATCCTATGCTAAAAGCTTCTGACGAACCCCGAATTGTCAATATTTCTAGCGGAGCGGGTTCTTTTGGCGATCCGCAATTCGGGCTGGGAGTTCACCCAGCAATAGTTACTTCCTACGGTTTATCTAAATTGGCACTGAACGGATTGACGGTAAAACTAGATCGTCAGTTCCGGAAAGCGGGTGAGAAAATCAAAATTAATTCAGTCTGTCCCGGCTTCGTAGCGACCTATCCCGGAACGGCGGAAATGGGTGCCCGTCCGGTGGCTGAAGCTGTTGACGGCATTATTTGGGCAGCTACCTTGCCCCCCGATGGGCCTAGCGGTGGATTCTTCCGAGACAAAGCTCCTTTACCCTGGTAA
- the rsgA gene encoding ribosome small subunit-dependent GTPase A — protein sequence MELAQLGFTGKIRKLVDLAAEDESAIGRVVVEHKERYVVQTTEGIFSAEITGNLRFVAQSRRDFPAVGDWVKIAPMDANSVVILKILPRTSVLERQAVGQHGETQLIATNIDYAFLVQATGHDFNLKRLERYLTICHASHIKPIIILTKIDLVENKAIEQLISQLNDRIKEIPIIALSSETGEGFDQLLEIMQPHQSYCFLGSSGVGKSTIVNRLNAQPTLKTSAISYSTNKGRHTTSHRELLLLPNQSIVIDTPGMREVGMTDQATGLEQTYDEITDLARNCRFNNCTHTHEQGCAVTEAVSEGSISEEAYNNYLKLKREQEHFSSTVREKRQKGKAQDKLYKAIQTERRKNKY from the coding sequence ATGGAACTCGCCCAATTAGGATTTACTGGAAAAATACGAAAACTCGTCGACCTGGCTGCTGAAGACGAATCAGCCATCGGTCGGGTGGTGGTAGAACATAAAGAACGCTACGTAGTACAAACTACCGAAGGGATCTTTAGCGCGGAGATTACCGGTAACTTGCGGTTTGTAGCCCAAAGTCGCCGAGACTTTCCCGCCGTGGGAGATTGGGTAAAAATAGCTCCAATGGATGCCAACTCGGTTGTGATACTAAAGATACTGCCTCGCACTAGCGTACTGGAACGGCAGGCAGTGGGTCAACACGGCGAAACTCAACTCATTGCTACCAATATTGACTACGCTTTTCTGGTACAGGCCACGGGGCATGACTTTAACCTGAAGCGACTAGAGCGTTACTTAACTATCTGTCATGCATCTCACATAAAGCCGATCATTATCCTTACTAAAATTGATCTGGTAGAAAATAAAGCTATCGAGCAGCTGATCAGTCAACTGAACGACCGGATTAAGGAGATTCCGATAATTGCGCTTAGCAGCGAAACTGGGGAAGGATTCGACCAACTTTTAGAAATTATGCAGCCTCACCAGAGCTATTGCTTTTTGGGATCTTCGGGAGTAGGTAAATCTACGATCGTTAATCGACTAAACGCTCAGCCAACCCTTAAAACCAGTGCTATTAGCTACAGCACAAACAAAGGACGGCATACTACCAGCCACCGAGAGCTACTACTGCTTCCTAATCAGAGCATTGTCATAGATACTCCTGGTATGCGCGAGGTAGGTATGACCGACCAAGCAACAGGTTTGGAGCAGACTTACGATGAGATTACCGACTTGGCTCGCAACTGCAGATTCAACAACTGCACTCACACTCACGAACAAGGTTGTGCAGTAACGGAAGCCGTAAGCGAAGGAAGCATTTCGGAAGAGGCTTACAACAATTACCTCAAACTTAAGCGTGAGCAAGAACATTTCTCAAGCACCGTTCGGGAGAAGCGACAGAAAGGTAAAGCGCAGGATAAACTCTATAAAGCCATTCAAACCGAACGGCGGAAAAACAAATACTAA
- a CDS encoding effector binding domain-containing protein, with amino-acid sequence MTEDNKPRLARLTTLITQLQAGRIITARAMAQQHGVSIRTIYRDIRTLEQSGIPIVTEEGKGYSLVDGYNLPPVMFSEEEANALITAEQLIARNQDQSLAEQYHRAITKIKSVLKHTQQEKTELLTARLQIRSDRPLEKASHHLMNLQSAITNYQVAALDYKSLSDQRSQRTVEPFALYSTQGNWILVAFCRLRSDFRAFRLDCIQSLHVTNQSFEPHPITLQEYFEQCRKKCLPTPDIPLSSASPNLAENQNHLNMKTVKIEPFQLIGISVRTTNENGQAAQDIGQLWSKFMAENMLSKIPNKVDDTVYSLYTDYEGDHTQPYTTILGCKVNSLDEIPEEMAGRSFDGGNYVKTTAKGDLAQGLIINHWSKIWATELARRYTADFEVYGTKATNPSDAEVDILVAVE; translated from the coding sequence ATGACTGAAGACAATAAACCTCGCCTCGCTCGATTAACCACTTTAATCACTCAACTTCAAGCAGGCCGGATAATTACGGCTCGGGCTATGGCTCAACAGCACGGAGTGAGCATCCGCACCATTTACCGCGATATCCGAACGTTAGAGCAATCAGGTATTCCCATTGTAACAGAGGAAGGAAAAGGCTATTCGTTGGTAGATGGTTATAATCTCCCCCCGGTGATGTTCAGTGAGGAAGAAGCTAATGCGCTGATTACTGCCGAACAACTGATTGCCCGAAATCAAGATCAATCTTTAGCGGAGCAGTATCACCGAGCTATTACCAAAATCAAATCAGTACTCAAGCATACGCAGCAGGAGAAAACTGAGCTGCTGACTGCCCGCCTCCAGATTCGTTCTGATCGCCCGCTAGAAAAAGCGAGTCATCATCTTATGAACCTTCAGTCGGCCATTACCAATTATCAAGTGGCTGCGTTAGATTATAAGTCACTGTCCGACCAGCGTAGTCAGCGAACGGTAGAGCCTTTTGCATTGTACAGCACTCAGGGAAACTGGATACTAGTCGCTTTTTGCCGCTTAAGAAGCGATTTTCGGGCGTTTCGCCTGGATTGCATACAGTCATTACATGTTACCAACCAGTCATTTGAGCCACATCCTATTACCCTTCAGGAATATTTCGAGCAGTGTCGTAAAAAATGTTTACCCACCCCTGACATCCCCTTGTCATCTGCCTCCCCGAACTTAGCGGAAAATCAAAATCATCTGAATATGAAAACCGTAAAAATTGAACCGTTTCAACTTATTGGCATCTCGGTAAGAACCACCAACGAAAATGGGCAAGCCGCGCAAGATATTGGCCAACTATGGAGCAAATTCATGGCAGAAAACATGCTGAGTAAAATTCCCAACAAAGTTGATGATACCGTCTACTCGTTGTATACCGACTATGAGGGCGACCATACCCAGCCTTACACAACTATACTCGGTTGCAAGGTCAATAGCCTAGATGAAATTCCAGAGGAAATGGCCGGAAGATCATTTGATGGTGGTAATTATGTGAAAACTACTGCCAAAGGCGATCTGGCTCAAGGGCTAATTATCAACCACTGGTCAAAAATATGGGCTACAGAACTAGCCCGAAGGTATACCGCCGATTTTGAAGTATACGGTACAAAGGCGACGAACCCCAGCGATGCTGAGGTAGATATCTTAGTTGCGGTAGAATAG
- a CDS encoding glycine--tRNA ligase, translating to MAKNKSKEAAPHEPESSLKQVIAHAKEYGFVYPSSEIYDGLQAVYDYGPYGVELKNNLKQFWWQAMTRLNDNIVGLDAAIFMQPQTWKASGHVDSFNDPMIDNKDSNKRYRADTLIEDKAAQLEAEGEIKTAQLLLKRMNELLEAEDLAGVRDLIVEYDITCPESGTTNWTEVRQFNLMFSTQVGSVAEDSSKIYLRPETAQGIFVNFLNVQKTARQKVPFGIAQIGKAFRNEIVARQFIFRMREFEQMEMQFFIRPGTQAEWFDHWKKIRMRWHETLGIPTEKFRIHEHEKLAHYADAAIDIEYQFPFGFKEVEGIHSRTDFDLTEHQKLSKKKQQYYDPDVSESYVPYVIETSIGADRLFLMTLCEAYTEDTGVDAKGNEKKRVYLKIHPALAPVKAAILPLIKRDGLPERAKEIYESLKLDMKVVYEESAAIGKRYTRQDLIGTPYCIAVDHQTLEDNTVTIRERDSTEQERIPVSELRSTLLERLSLQNVLRTLVS from the coding sequence ATGGCAAAGAATAAATCCAAAGAAGCAGCTCCGCACGAACCCGAAAGTTCGCTCAAGCAAGTAATCGCCCACGCGAAAGAGTACGGTTTTGTATATCCTTCCAGCGAAATTTACGATGGCTTGCAAGCCGTCTACGACTACGGTCCTTACGGTGTAGAGCTTAAAAACAATCTCAAGCAATTCTGGTGGCAGGCCATGACGCGTCTGAATGATAACATTGTCGGGCTGGATGCTGCCATCTTTATGCAGCCCCAGACCTGGAAAGCCTCCGGTCACGTAGATAGCTTCAACGATCCGATGATCGATAACAAAGATTCTAACAAAAGGTACCGAGCTGATACACTGATTGAAGATAAAGCAGCCCAACTAGAAGCCGAAGGTGAGATCAAAACCGCCCAGTTGCTGCTAAAGCGCATGAATGAATTGCTGGAAGCCGAAGACCTAGCCGGAGTACGTGATTTAATTGTTGAGTACGATATTACTTGCCCCGAATCAGGTACAACCAACTGGACCGAGGTGCGACAGTTCAATCTAATGTTTTCCACTCAGGTAGGTTCGGTAGCCGAAGATTCTAGTAAAATATACCTTCGTCCTGAAACCGCTCAGGGTATCTTTGTCAACTTTTTGAATGTGCAGAAAACTGCCCGGCAGAAGGTGCCTTTTGGTATTGCCCAGATTGGTAAAGCTTTTCGAAATGAGATTGTGGCGCGACAGTTTATCTTCCGAATGCGAGAGTTTGAGCAGATGGAAATGCAATTCTTCATTCGCCCCGGAACTCAAGCGGAGTGGTTTGATCATTGGAAGAAAATCCGAATGCGCTGGCACGAGACATTGGGTATTCCGACTGAAAAGTTTCGTATTCACGAGCACGAAAAGCTGGCCCACTACGCGGATGCAGCCATCGATATTGAATACCAGTTTCCGTTCGGGTTCAAAGAAGTTGAGGGAATTCACTCGCGAACGGATTTTGACCTTACCGAGCATCAGAAGCTTTCTAAGAAAAAGCAGCAGTACTACGACCCGGATGTGTCGGAAAGCTACGTGCCCTACGTGATTGAAACCTCCATCGGAGCGGATCGCCTGTTTTTGATGACACTCTGCGAAGCTTACACCGAAGATACTGGCGTAGACGCTAAAGGCAACGAGAAGAAACGAGTCTATCTAAAAATTCATCCGGCTTTGGCTCCAGTAAAAGCTGCAATTCTACCTTTAATCAAAAGAGATGGATTACCTGAAAGAGCCAAAGAAATTTACGAGTCGCTAAAGCTGGATATGAAGGTGGTGTACGAAGAAAGTGCCGCCATTGGTAAACGCTACACCCGGCAAGATTTAATTGGAACGCCCTACTGCATTGCGGTAGACCACCAGACGCTGGAAGATAATACCGTTACCATCCGCGAACGCGACAGCACCGAGCAAGAACGTATTCCGGTAAGTGAACTTCGTTCTACCTTGCTAGAGCGACTTTCTCTGCAAAACGTTCTCCGCACACTGGTTTCGTAG
- a CDS encoding Uma2 family endonuclease — protein METLAPPKVTAEAYLKQERQSEEKHEYHDGTIIPMSGASIPHTIICGNIYALIWYFVREKDFTVHTSDLRTFVPKTQRYVYPDVVVVQGEPTVTDEQKDTVTNPLIVIEVLSESTEARDRGDKFEAYRTVDTLREYVLVSQEKPHIEVFSRNSAQDVWKLTEASGLDSNIKLPALDLTLSLTDIYAKVNFEKKA, from the coding sequence ATGGAAACGCTAGCCCCACCCAAAGTTACTGCCGAAGCCTACCTGAAACAGGAGCGTCAGAGCGAAGAAAAACACGAGTACCACGATGGAACGATTATACCTATGTCTGGAGCCAGCATCCCTCACACAATTATTTGCGGAAATATCTATGCCTTGATTTGGTACTTTGTCCGAGAAAAAGACTTTACCGTGCATACGAGTGATCTACGGACTTTTGTACCTAAAACTCAACGCTATGTATACCCCGATGTAGTAGTGGTTCAGGGTGAGCCAACAGTTACTGATGAACAGAAAGATACCGTTACTAACCCTCTAATCGTCATAGAGGTTCTATCGGAAAGCACCGAGGCTCGCGATCGCGGGGATAAGTTTGAAGCCTACCGCACCGTAGATACTTTGAGAGAATATGTATTAGTTTCTCAAGAAAAGCCTCACATTGAAGTATTTTCTCGCAACTCAGCCCAAGATGTGTGGAAATTAACTGAGGCAAGTGGATTAGATAGTAACATTAAATTACCTGCCCTCGATTTAACTTTATCGCTGACTGATATTTACGCCAAAGTGAATTTTGAGAAGAAAGCATAG
- the rfbB gene encoding dTDP-glucose 4,6-dehydratase, with amino-acid sequence MAANKKILITGGAGFIGSHVVRLFVTKYPDYQIYNLDALTYAGNLENLKDIEEQDNYHFVKGDITDEAAMTELFQEIKPDSVLHLAAESHVDRSIKDPMAFIRTNVMGTVNLLNAAKELWKEDMDNHLFYHISTDEVYGSLDDGGYFLETTSYDPKSPYSASKASSDHFVRAYRNTYGLPVVISNCSNNYGPNHFPEKLIPLCINNIKHNKPLPIYGKGENVRDWLYVEDHARAIDTIFHQGKVGETYNIGGFNEWKNIDIVRLLCQVMDKKLDRAEGTSEKLITFVTDRAGHDLRYAIDAHKLMNELGWEPSLQFEEGIEKTVDWYLTNEDWLDNVTSGNYQKYYTGQYG; translated from the coding sequence ATGGCAGCAAATAAAAAAATTCTGATTACGGGCGGAGCGGGTTTCATTGGCTCGCACGTAGTACGCTTGTTCGTTACTAAATATCCGGATTACCAAATCTATAATCTGGATGCGCTTACCTACGCCGGTAATTTGGAAAACCTAAAAGATATTGAAGAGCAGGACAACTATCATTTCGTGAAGGGTGATATTACTGATGAAGCTGCCATGACTGAGCTATTTCAGGAAATCAAACCCGATTCGGTTCTGCATCTGGCAGCGGAATCACACGTGGACCGCTCCATTAAAGATCCGATGGCGTTTATTCGCACTAATGTAATGGGTACGGTAAATCTGCTGAATGCTGCTAAAGAACTGTGGAAAGAAGACATGGATAATCATTTATTCTACCATATTTCTACTGACGAGGTATACGGCTCGCTAGATGACGGAGGCTATTTTTTGGAAACTACTTCTTACGACCCTAAGTCACCTTACTCGGCTTCTAAAGCCAGCTCCGATCATTTTGTGCGGGCGTATCGTAATACCTACGGTTTGCCCGTCGTAATCAGTAACTGTTCTAATAATTACGGTCCCAATCACTTTCCCGAAAAGCTGATTCCGCTCTGCATCAATAATATCAAGCACAACAAGCCGCTTCCTATTTACGGTAAAGGCGAAAATGTGCGCGACTGGCTCTACGTAGAAGATCACGCCCGAGCGATTGACACGATTTTTCACCAGGGAAAAGTAGGCGAAACCTACAACATTGGTGGTTTTAACGAATGGAAAAACATTGATATTGTACGCCTACTCTGCCAGGTAATGGATAAGAAGCTAGATCGTGCCGAAGGTACTTCCGAAAAGCTAATTACTTTCGTAACCGACCGAGCCGGGCACGACCTGCGCTACGCTATCGATGCCCACAAGCTCATGAATGAACTCGGCTGGGAACCCTCTTTGCAATTTGAAGAAGGCATCGAAAAAACCGTAGACTGGTACTTAACTAATGAAGACTGGCTGGATAATGTCACTTCGGGGAATTATCAGAAGTACTACACAGGGCAATATGGGTGA
- the gldD gene encoding gliding motility lipoprotein GldD — MNVKNSSFSVIILVGMLACTSPDYVPKPQGYNRIDLPEHSYTSLPDTLPYDFEYSSHATIRPDTSANTDRYWLNIYYPDFVADVQLTYKPVNQSEQRLETLLEDSYQLTANHQIRASSIDESVLGTPSGKKALIAELSGEVPSQFQFYITDSTNHFLRGALYFRTATQNDSLAPVIEFIKIDMVHLLNTLEWEGE; from the coding sequence ATGAACGTAAAAAACAGTAGCTTCAGTGTAATAATTTTGGTGGGAATGCTGGCGTGTACTTCTCCCGACTACGTGCCTAAGCCCCAGGGCTACAATCGTATTGACCTACCGGAGCATAGCTACACCAGCTTACCCGACACTTTACCCTACGATTTTGAGTATTCATCCCACGCGACCATTCGTCCTGATACATCAGCAAATACGGATCGTTACTGGCTCAATATTTATTATCCCGATTTTGTGGCCGATGTGCAGCTTACTTATAAGCCCGTCAACCAAAGTGAACAGCGGTTGGAAACATTACTGGAAGATTCGTATCAACTGACCGCCAACCATCAGATTCGGGCATCCTCTATTGATGAAAGTGTCTTGGGTACCCCCAGCGGAAAGAAAGCATTAATTGCTGAACTTAGTGGCGAAGTACCCAGCCAGTTTCAGTTTTATATTACCGATTCTACCAATCATTTTTTACGAGGTGCGTTATACTTTCGTACTGCCACTCAGAATGATTCTTTAGCTCCAGTCATTGAGTTCATAAAAATTGATATGGTGCATCTGCTGAATACTTTGGAGTGGGAGGGGGAGTAG
- a CDS encoding XRE family transcriptional regulator — translation MKDKAYVTPELIKWARLTSKLSIEEVAKKLGVKSEKIELWEKGEDAPTINQAEKLSKHYRRPLAVFYLPEPPEDFQTLRDFRKEQDKREYSTALTFMIREIQNKQNWLSNFLEDEGEERLPFIGKYYVASEAKEIAQDILDVLNVRKDYFTKISANENILNYWIKKIEDQRIFVSLTSNIHSHLTISRDEVRGFAISDSYAPFIYVNSDDTKNGQLFTLIHELAHLWVDSSGISAFDSLVFRDEYDKFSPIEKLCNEVAAEILMPKDKITRIVSDVSVGINTIEITAKYFRVSPYAVAVRLLNLNKIPTQNFQRIQRTLKKKYEEFLELEETKPKPTGGPNYYALQIRKNSRLFTEYVYSFYKGGRISGFDASSLLDIKISNFNKLAEKLYV, via the coding sequence ATGAAGGATAAGGCATACGTAACACCTGAACTTATTAAGTGGGCTCGTCTTACTTCTAAATTATCAATTGAAGAAGTAGCAAAGAAACTTGGGGTAAAAAGTGAAAAGATAGAATTATGGGAAAAAGGTGAAGATGCACCTACTATCAATCAAGCTGAGAAATTATCCAAGCATTACAGACGTCCTCTAGCAGTTTTCTATTTACCCGAGCCACCCGAAGATTTTCAAACACTAAGAGACTTTAGAAAAGAGCAAGATAAAAGAGAATATAGTACAGCGCTAACCTTCATGATCCGTGAGATACAAAATAAGCAAAACTGGCTAAGTAATTTTCTGGAGGATGAAGGTGAAGAAAGACTACCATTTATTGGAAAGTATTATGTGGCTTCTGAAGCTAAAGAGATTGCTCAGGATATTTTAGATGTTCTTAACGTTAGAAAAGACTATTTTACTAAAATCTCAGCTAATGAGAACATTCTGAATTATTGGATTAAGAAAATAGAAGATCAACGAATATTTGTTTCGCTAACAAGTAATATTCATAGTCATTTAACAATCAGTCGTGACGAGGTGAGAGGGTTTGCAATTAGTGATTCGTATGCACCTTTTATTTATGTGAACAGTGACGATACCAAGAATGGTCAATTATTTACTCTTATTCATGAGTTAGCTCATTTGTGGGTCGATTCGTCAGGTATTTCTGCTTTTGACTCTTTAGTTTTCAGAGACGAATATGACAAGTTTTCCCCTATCGAGAAATTATGTAACGAAGTTGCAGCTGAGATTTTAATGCCGAAAGATAAAATTACAAGAATCGTGAGTGATGTGAGTGTGGGGATTAATACAATCGAGATCACTGCAAAATACTTTCGTGTAAGCCCTTATGCTGTCGCAGTTCGCCTCCTCAACTTGAATAAAATACCGACCCAAAATTTTCAGCGTATCCAAAGAACTCTGAAAAAGAAATATGAAGAGTTTTTAGAATTAGAAGAAACAAAACCTAAACCGACCGGAGGGCCTAACTACTATGCCCTTCAAATAAGAAAAAATAGCAGGTTATTTACAGAGTATGTGTATTCCTTTTATAAGGGGGGAAGAATCTCTGGGTTTGATGCAAGTAGCCTTCTCGATATCAAGATTAGTAATTTCAATAAACTAGCCGAGAAGCTATATGTCTAG
- a CDS encoding DUF4411 family protein yields MEVYCLDTNFFIEGWNKYYSPNFCSDYWDVIKDLGENGTIFVPHEVKKEIDKVDDSLKEWFVDKDFLVKQIDANVQNCLKQLYSNNKAHQYLANNIKGRSLADPWVVAHAMAEKAIVVTKEFSTSSKDQRKVKIPDVCRNMNIECIDDFEFIRRLNIRFKCVTEN; encoded by the coding sequence ATGGAAGTTTATTGTTTAGATACAAATTTTTTTATAGAGGGCTGGAATAAGTATTATTCTCCTAATTTCTGTAGTGATTATTGGGATGTTATCAAAGACCTAGGTGAGAACGGAACAATTTTCGTCCCACATGAGGTAAAAAAAGAGATTGATAAGGTCGATGATAGTCTGAAAGAGTGGTTTGTAGATAAAGATTTTTTGGTTAAACAAATTGATGCAAATGTTCAAAACTGCCTAAAACAGTTATACAGTAATAATAAAGCTCATCAGTATCTTGCCAATAATATAAAAGGGCGATCCTTAGCCGATCCTTGGGTAGTAGCTCATGCAATGGCCGAAAAAGCAATTGTAGTAACAAAAGAATTCTCTACCAGTAGCAAAGATCAACGCAAAGTTAAAATACCAGATGTTTGTAGGAATATGAATATTGAGTGTATTGATGATTTTGAGTTCATTAGAAGACTCAATATTCGCTTTAAGTGTGTGACAGAGAACTAA